A window of the Loxodonta africana isolate mLoxAfr1 chromosome 3, mLoxAfr1.hap2, whole genome shotgun sequence genome harbors these coding sequences:
- the LOC100671029 gene encoding thioredoxin-like protein 4A: MSYTLPHLENGWQVDQAILSEDNRIVVIRFGHDWDPTCMRMDEVLYRIAEKVQRFAVIYLVDITEVPCFNQMYELYDPCTVMFFYRNKHIQIDLGTGDNNKITWAIDDKQEMIDIVETVYRGARKGRGLVVSPKDYCTKHRY; the protein is encoded by the coding sequence ATGTCCTACACGCTTCCGCATCTAGAGAACGGCTGGCAGGTGGACCAGGCCATCCTTTCCGAGGACAACCGCATCGTCGTCATTCGCTTTGGACACGACTGGGATCCCACCTGCATGAGAATGGACGAGGTTCTCTATAGAATCGCCGAGAAGGTCCAGAGATTTGCCGTGATCTATCTGGTCGATATCACCGAGGTGCCTTGCTTCAACCAAATGTATGAGCTTTACGATCCCTGCACCGTCATGTTCTTCTACAGGAACAAACACATCCAGATCGATCTGGGCACTGGCGACAACAACAAGATCACCTGGGCCATCGACGACAAACAGGAGATGATCGACATCGTGGAGACGGTCTACCGAGGGGCGCGCAAGGGCCGGGGGCTCGTCGTGTCTCCGAAGGACTACTGCACCAAGCACAGATACTGA